AGAAGAGGATGAATCTAAACCCCTTTCCTAACTAAAACATGGAATTACTATTCtaccctttcataataaattaatctaaaattattttttatgtggcaaaatctggatcactcatttaataaaaatgagtggctgatattgcatctcatttctcaattagcataaaaaatctcaattgatcacaatcctatattattgaaaatttgaaactaGCTTTCTGATTGTACAACTTTACGGATCAAATAACATATTTAGagttatatattactcccttcgtatcagataatttgtctcatttttccatttcagtctGTCCCActtaatttatcttattttactttttaccatttatggcagtgaacctcatattccactaactaatttctactcacattttattagaaactaatatataaaagtaggacccacattccattaactttttcaattcacttttcattccatttcttaaaattcgtatccggtcaaagtgagacaaattctatctaggacggagggagtagatgaAATCAATATATCAACCAATGCACTCATAAGGATTGTCTTTAACGGgcaaaaatcaattaaattagtctAAATATGATGACATTCAATTCGTTGATGAAATAAtagtaagaaataaataaaacaaaatgtgATTAAATTACTCATAAGGATTAAGGTGTAACagataattatgaatataaaGACGAACCAATATAACAATATCACAtacaaattatgaaaaaaagcAATTGAACAATAGATTAGATAGACACAACCTCTAGTTGGGATAAATATGGAAATTGAACCACCAATATGTGTACTACTATTATCTCAAATTCTCAATCAATGAGCCCAAAATGTCACACTAGCtcgagttttttttttttttttttttttttttttttttttttttttataccaaAGTTATTCGCTGACGGATTTAATGACTATTTCTCATGTTGATTTGTGGCCTCTCAAAGGATGGGACGATAACTGATCCAAGAATTTAtgctttatatataaaatttatggatTGATCTACTGaccatttaattaaagatgaaTGGATCACATGTCACTCAACTATACCCCTTaggctatctcataaatttattGGGTCTCTGGCCCAAATAACAATACATAGTTTGTTGGGCCAAATCCACGACCAtaacttcaattatttattaaattatttttatcgtACTCTCCAGTCTCAAGGAAGATGGCTTCTTCTTTGATTGGCCGTGATTATATGCAACTTCTTGCAAAAAGTCTGAAATCCCAACTCCAAGAGCCCCTCACATCCTTCCCCGACAGTATTGTGAGGGGTGTTCAATCTGAACCAATCAGGGTATACAATGGCGCTAAGGGGGAGGAGCATAATGCACTGTCCTGCTAGAAGCCACCTCCCAAGATCTCACACTTGTATTAGAGAGGTGTTGCAACTATACTGCAGTAGTGAGGATTGATTTGTGGCCATTCTTGCAAATCTGCACATTCGGAACCAACTGCACTGGCTATGCGGATTATGTACAACTTTAATTTGTGtgtagaatgaaaaaaaaaattgaaaaaaatgaaatacagataaaaagtgtttttatttctttagcaataaattatattaattaggataaacataaaaagtaaaacagATCGTCTTCATCTTCACAAAGACGAAGGTTATTTAATAATGACTTCCGATAAGAAGACAAATTAAAGATCCACCTAACAATTTTGCTTGCGATAAGGAGTGCAACTGTGGATAAAATTAGGCCACAACGTCACCTTCAACTCGTTCAAAAAGTTCAAACAATGtgctattttaattatttaaaattatgaataaaagttGCTCATTTATTTCCTATGATCATAACTATTCTAATTGTCTAACTCTTGaccaattaattttgattataactAAGTCGTGCTTATTCTTTGTTAAAAGTTCAAATAATGTGGATATAAGTCTATTAAGAatcatcaattttcttttctccctAGCTAATAGTAAAACTCTAAATAGAGGAGTAGTACATTTTTGCAAtcaaattttggaattaagattaataattgttctttatttttatttaataattctaataataaaatttaagtgatcaataattatgatttagtttttgttgcaatttataattatttaatcaaaacttataaaataaaataaccaacaaataaattaaagcaaaaaaaaatgaaatagatcTAAAAAGAactcaattaaaagtaaagaaaTCATAAATCTCCAACAGAACCGCAAACCATAGAATAGCGACGATACAAGACCGTACACGACTCCCACCTCTGGCAGTTGCCTGAAATAAGGTTCGATTGTGGATAGTCTTAgggtgtgtttggttcatcatttaccatttctctagAAAATAGAAACCCACATTTGTAATTCTCTTTTTAGACttgggttttttttaatcGGTTGTTTGGTTCGACTATTAAGGAAAGTCAGTTACCATATATATTGTTTGGTTTGGCATTAATGCACCATGAGTTTAATACAACTTCCCATTTCTACCCTTAATAAATTTAGGGGCAAATTCTACTTTGTTGTCTTTGTCCGTTCAATTATGCAGGGGCAAACAAGAGGGCTATTTAAGTAATTGCATATGGAATATTTTGTTAAACGAGCAACTCAGATTATGTACCGGAGCAAATTTGGAAGTTACGCTAAATGGCGCTTTCGGAGCATTTAAGGCGGGCCTCCCTCTTTAACATGGGCCTGTCGAAAACTATAAATGCCAATAACACCATTTAACATACACTAACTGATGTTATAAGACAATCCAAACACACCCTTAGTATTAATATGTAGATGCCATGTTTGATAgggatgattttttttatggagttacatccctagatgagttaacacccctaccaaacatgtctggcaataataataataacaataataataataataataacaataataagaataataataataataataataataataagaacaataataataataagaacaacaataataataagaacaataataataataataagaacaataattaataataataataataataataataacaataataataataataatatgaagaGATGAAAaggtaattttaaaaataagaaatgaaaaatattaagaaagcATTGATTTTGTGAGAATTTAGTAAAGGGAAAGAGAGACTGTTCAAATTTCACTGTCAATCAAGAGAGTAAATACACAAATCCAACAGTCTAAATGCATTATCTTCTTTAACTAATCTTTTCAACCCCAAAATCCATCCAATTCCCAAACCCTTCGATTAAATAAAGGGGGCGAATTTCGTCGAGCAGTTGGTGGGCAGAATCAGCAACGAAAATGGAGAGGTTGATCTACTCCAATTCCCATCCTCTCAACCGCCGCCTCAATTCGCCGTTTCTTCCACAGCTCGCTCAAGCGGACTCGCCCCAGAGGCTCGTATCGCCTCCGTTTCCGCGCCGATTGAAGTCGGTTTCCTGCAGCATCAATGTGAACAGCTCCGGGATTTTCCCCCGCAGAGGTGTGGATGATTCGCCGGAGATCAATTTGGAGCCTGTTGTGGATTCGCGGAATGTGTCTGCGCCGGAGCCGGGGTTTCTCAAATggtttgaattgaaattgtcTCGGCAGCAGAAGGTTTGAATTGGattgtttttgttaattttatgagTGATTATGTTCAattttgggtttaatttaCTTGTTTTTGTGAGAATTTTTTAGTAGCCTTGCAGTGAATCTCCTTTCTTCGATTTGATAAATATGGGGTTGAATGTGGCTTTGAATTGGTGTGTTGAGCTTCATATGTGATCATGTTGTTAAAGATTGAATCTTTGTAGCATTGGAAATAACAGTATGCTTTAATCAATGAGAAAAAACCacaaaatttggaatttaGGAAGAATTAGATAATGTTAGGAACAAAGAAATTATCTCTCTTAGATGTTAAGACAAATGGAAAGTATGGAATGAGTAAGATCAAGGCTTTTTGGCctaaaacaatattttctctgagaaagaaaatgatattgcAGAATGCTGCTCACCAAAATCTGTGTTTTGTGTCAAAAGTGTAACAAGTGATCTAGTTCATTTGATCGACCTTGTTTTCCATTTGATAGTGACTTATATGATTAGAATATGTCAAATGCTAGTTACTGaatcataaatttatgtatggTTGATTATGTGACAAAATGTGTTGTGCTGCTTTCCAAGATCCCCTTATGTTTTGTATATAGAGATTAGAGCTCTCGTCAAAGTAATAATTAGTGATCACGTATCAAAAATCAGGACGAATGAGCTAGTTGACCCAAATATATTGATTGTTTAAAAATCTGTTACAGGTGGTTAACGCTGGGAAGGTAATACTACTATCAGCGTTCATTTTAACGTTTCTCCATCCAGCTACCGTATCTCCAGCCTTTGCAAGTTTCCAAACCGCAGCCAAATCAGGAGGTCCAGCTGCAGCTGCAGTTGGTAGCACTCTCGTCCGCAGTGAGTTTCTAAGCAGCGCGTGGACGGGCTTTTTTGCTGGCTGTCTGCACACGCTATCTGGCCCAGACCACCTTGCTGCATTAGCACCACTCTCAATCGGCCGcacaaaaatggaaagtgctGCTGTTGGAGCTCTGTGGGGATGTGGGCATGATGCTGGCCAGTTACTGTTCGGCCTGCTGTTTTTACTCTTGAAAGACCGACTTCATATTGAGGTGATCAGAAACTGGGGAACGAGAGTTGTGGGCTTAACTCTGCTTGTTATTGGTGGAATGGGGATCCGGGAAGCTTCAGAGGTCCCCGTACCTTGTGTCGCCTTAGAAAATGGCGAATGTGATGTTAGTGAGTACGAAGACCTTGTGAGCCAGCCAGTTGGAAAGAAGAAGATCGGGTTTGCTACATTTGCCACTGGAATTGTTCACGGGCTTCAGCCTGATGCATTGATGATGATCTTGCCTGCACTTGCTCTGCCTTCCCGGCTTGCTGGTGCTGCGTTTTTGTCGATGTTTCTAGTTGGGACTGTCATCGCGATGGGAAGCTATACCGTCTTTATAGGC
The genomic region above belongs to Salvia hispanica cultivar TCC Black 2014 chromosome 3, UniMelb_Shisp_WGS_1.0, whole genome shotgun sequence and contains:
- the LOC125214225 gene encoding uncharacterized protein LOC125214225; its protein translation is MERLIYSNSHPLNRRLNSPFLPQLAQADSPQRLVSPPFPRRLKSVSCSINVNSSGIFPRRGVDDSPEINLEPVVDSRNVSAPEPGFLKWFELKLSRQQKVVNAGKVILLSAFILTFLHPATVSPAFASFQTAAKSGGPAAAAVGSTLVRSEFLSSAWTGFFAGCLHTLSGPDHLAALAPLSIGRTKMESAAVGALWGCGHDAGQLLFGLLFLLLKDRLHIEVIRNWGTRVVGLTLLVIGGMGIREASEVPVPCVALENGECDVSEYEDLVSQPVGKKKIGFATFATGIVHGLQPDALMMILPALALPSRLAGAAFLSMFLVGTVIAMGSYTVFIGSCSEALKERVPRITEKLTWASSLIAIALGLALLVSQYFGFSLY